A window of the Streptomyces sp. Ag109_O5-10 genome harbors these coding sequences:
- a CDS encoding carbohydrate ABC transporter permease — MSRVPTPITVSRPPDSRPPDNRRALRRRRAAEAATAWTFVSPAVLIILGLSVVPIIWSLLLSFQADDLVTPSRWVGLDNYRALAQDPHFRQALHNTLLYTALYVPASMVAGLLLALALNRRIRFVGLYRTLFFVPFVVSSAAQGVLFSFILDQQFGAANAVLHYLGIPAQGFLNDPSQALPVLVAISLWSGTGFCMVIYLAALQDVPASLIEAARLDGAGRFQILRHVTLPTLRPVSVFLLLWQAIEALQTFDLVYVTTKGGPLGSTTVIVYFIWEQAFKNATAGYGAASAYVLAAALGLIGLIFQIARRRLQGAAA; from the coding sequence GTGTCCCGAGTGCCCACCCCGATCACTGTGTCCCGGCCCCCGGACAGCCGGCCCCCGGACAACCGCCGCGCCCTGCGCCGCAGACGGGCCGCCGAGGCCGCCACGGCCTGGACGTTCGTGTCGCCCGCGGTCCTGATCATCCTCGGTCTCAGCGTGGTGCCCATCATCTGGTCGCTGCTGCTGTCCTTCCAGGCCGACGACCTCGTCACACCGAGCCGCTGGGTGGGCCTGGACAACTACCGCGCCCTCGCCCAGGACCCCCACTTCCGCCAGGCGCTCCACAACACCCTGCTCTACACCGCGCTGTACGTGCCGGCGAGCATGGTGGCAGGGCTGCTGCTCGCCCTCGCCCTGAACCGGCGCATACGCTTCGTCGGGCTCTACCGCACCCTGTTCTTCGTCCCGTTCGTGGTCTCCTCGGCCGCGCAGGGCGTGCTGTTCTCCTTCATCCTGGATCAGCAGTTCGGCGCGGCGAACGCGGTACTGCATTATCTCGGCATCCCGGCGCAGGGCTTCCTCAACGATCCGTCCCAGGCACTGCCCGTGCTGGTCGCGATCAGTCTGTGGAGCGGTACCGGCTTCTGCATGGTCATCTATCTCGCGGCCCTGCAGGACGTGCCGGCCTCGCTGATCGAGGCGGCCCGGCTGGACGGCGCCGGCCGCTTCCAGATCCTGCGGCACGTCACTCTGCCCACGCTCAGGCCCGTCTCGGTGTTCCTGCTGCTGTGGCAGGCCATCGAGGCCCTCCAGACCTTCGACCTCGTGTACGTCACCACCAAGGGCGGACCCCTCGGATCCACCACGGTGATCGTCTACTTCATCTGGGAGCAGGCGTTCAAGAACGCCACCGCGGGGTACGGCGCCGCCTCGGCCTACGTACTGGCCGCGGCCCTGGGCCTGATCGGCCTGATCTTCCAGATCGCCCGCCGCCGACTCCAGGGAGCCGCCGCATGA
- a CDS encoding ABC transporter substrate-binding protein — protein sequence MFALTRSAQPERRTVLRTGAALATTAAAGLWASGCAAGGADGVSADGTVTIEMWHGQTDTGKKAMDSLAASFMRSHPRIRVELGGGVLADAMLQKVTAALAAGSFPDIAYIFGSDLASVAHSPQVADLTDMVGHAGTPWTNYWAPARQAVTVNGQVRAAPALLDSLAVVCNRKLFREAGLPLPQAGWRWDDFVATAKALTNVGSGRFGTGWPGVGDEDTVWRMWPMIWDLGGDVVADDGKHIGFGGDAGIRALEVVAALARDKSVYVDPKPGSEQMYQVFLSGRMGMAVTGPWQLPDIRQAKVDYHVVPLPTFSGRPVTISGPDTWTVFDNGAARTKAAKTFVSWLMQPAQDVRWDIDAGSLPLSRHTRDLPAWQHQEHATEGLDVFTKALDSARVRPVHAAYPQISQALGQAVVAVLLGRSSPAQALRSCAADANAALLIPR from the coding sequence ATGTTCGCGCTCACCCGCAGCGCACAGCCCGAACGCCGCACAGTGCTGCGCACCGGCGCGGCTCTGGCCACCACGGCGGCCGCGGGCCTGTGGGCCTCCGGCTGCGCGGCGGGCGGCGCCGACGGCGTGAGCGCCGACGGCACCGTGACGATCGAGATGTGGCACGGGCAGACCGACACCGGCAAGAAGGCCATGGACTCCCTGGCCGCCTCGTTCATGCGGAGCCACCCCCGCATCCGGGTGGAGCTGGGCGGCGGGGTGCTCGCCGACGCGATGCTCCAGAAGGTGACCGCCGCCCTCGCCGCCGGCTCCTTCCCGGACATCGCCTACATCTTCGGCTCCGACCTGGCGAGCGTCGCCCACAGCCCTCAGGTCGCCGACCTCACCGACATGGTCGGACATGCCGGCACGCCCTGGACGAACTACTGGGCGCCGGCCCGCCAGGCCGTGACCGTCAATGGCCAGGTACGCGCCGCGCCCGCACTGCTGGACTCGCTCGCGGTGGTCTGCAACCGGAAGCTCTTCCGGGAGGCCGGACTGCCGCTGCCCCAAGCAGGCTGGCGCTGGGACGACTTCGTCGCCACCGCCAAGGCGCTCACGAACGTCGGCAGCGGCCGTTTCGGCACCGGCTGGCCGGGCGTCGGCGACGAGGACACCGTCTGGCGCATGTGGCCCATGATCTGGGATCTCGGCGGGGACGTCGTCGCCGACGACGGCAAGCACATCGGGTTCGGCGGCGACGCCGGGATCCGCGCCCTGGAGGTGGTGGCCGCCCTCGCCCGGGACAAGAGCGTCTACGTCGACCCGAAGCCGGGCAGCGAGCAGATGTACCAGGTCTTCCTGTCCGGCCGGATGGGCATGGCCGTCACCGGCCCCTGGCAGCTCCCGGACATCCGGCAGGCGAAGGTCGACTATCACGTCGTCCCGCTGCCCACCTTCTCCGGCCGGCCGGTGACCATCAGCGGACCCGACACCTGGACGGTGTTCGACAACGGCGCCGCCCGCACGAAGGCCGCCAAGACCTTCGTGAGCTGGCTGATGCAGCCCGCGCAGGACGTGCGCTGGGACATCGACGCGGGCAGCCTCCCGCTCAGCCGCCACACCCGCGACCTGCCCGCCTGGCAGCACCAGGAGCACGCCACCGAGGGCCTGGACGTGTTCACCAAAGCACTGGACTCGGCCCGCGTGCGCCCCGTGCACGCCGCCTACCCGCAGATCTCGCAGGCCCTCGGCCAGGCCGTCGTCGCGGTGCTGCTGGGCCGGAGCAGTCCCGCCCAGGCGTTGCGCTCCTGCGCCGCCGACGCCAACGCCGCACTGCTCATACCCCGCTGA
- a CDS encoding class II fructose-bisphosphate aldolase → MPLVPTGELVAHAATARRSVTAFNVITLEHAEGIITGAEAAERPVILQISENAVRYHRGQLLPLALAAASMARSSAVEVALHLDHVTDVELLHQAADCGFSSVMFDAGALPYAENVSATAAAARWAHGAGLWLEAELGYVGGKPDSPASAHTAGVRTDPAEAADYVARTGVDALAVAVGSSHAMTERSATLDHALIERLREAVPVPLVLHGSSGVPDGELRSAVRAGIVKINIGTALNISLTRVVRDTLDSLPALTDPRKYLGPARDAVAGTVHSMLSVLAH, encoded by the coding sequence ATGCCTCTGGTCCCCACCGGCGAACTGGTCGCCCACGCCGCGACCGCGCGCCGTAGCGTCACCGCCTTCAACGTCATCACCCTGGAGCACGCCGAAGGCATCATCACGGGCGCCGAGGCGGCCGAACGGCCGGTGATCCTGCAGATCAGCGAGAACGCCGTGCGGTACCACAGGGGCCAGCTGCTTCCGCTCGCGCTGGCGGCGGCCTCGATGGCCCGGTCCAGCGCGGTCGAGGTCGCGCTGCACCTCGACCACGTGACCGACGTGGAGCTGCTGCACCAGGCGGCCGACTGCGGCTTCTCCTCCGTGATGTTCGACGCCGGGGCCCTGCCCTACGCGGAGAACGTCTCCGCCACCGCCGCGGCGGCTCGATGGGCTCACGGCGCGGGGCTCTGGCTGGAAGCCGAACTGGGCTATGTGGGAGGCAAGCCGGACTCCCCCGCGAGCGCGCACACCGCCGGCGTGCGCACCGACCCGGCGGAGGCCGCCGACTATGTGGCGCGTACCGGCGTGGACGCCCTCGCGGTCGCGGTGGGCAGCAGTCACGCCATGACCGAACGGTCGGCGACGCTGGACCACGCACTCATCGAACGACTCCGGGAAGCGGTTCCGGTGCCCCTGGTGCTGCACGGCTCCTCAGGAGTTCCCGACGGCGAACTCCGTTCCGCCGTCCGAGCCGGCATCGTGAAGATCAACATCGGGACGGCGCTCAACATATCCCTGACCCGGGTCGTGCGCGACACGCTGGACTCGCTGCCTGCGCTGACCGACCCGCGCAAGTACCTGGGCCCCGCGCGCGACGCCGTCGCCGGCACGGTACACAGCATGCTCAGCGTGCTGGCTCACTGA
- a CDS encoding Gfo/Idh/MocA family protein, translating into MTNQPPAPELRVGVVGAGQRAGLAVLAERPGSARVVSCADPSARGRTDARTLFGPDVQIHDRYEDMLTDDLDAVFVLTPDDLHTAPALYFLEAGVAVFVEKPLAVGLDDCDRVLAAAARTGTRLYVGHNLRHLPVLRTMRGLVDDGAIGTVRAVWCRHFVGHGGDYYFKDWHAERARTTGLLLQKGAHDLDVIHWLAGGYARTVTALGDLSVYGASPHRRTRPQDSERVQDWFDEGVWPPSALRDLNPVIDVEDISMVLTRLDNGVLTSYQQCHFTPDYWRNYTVIGDEGRIENLGDGVQGDAPLIKVWNRRRSGYRAEADLTLPPTEPAGGAHGGADQSLVDEFLRFVAHGGATETSPVAAREAVATGIAATTSLRSGGTPVQVPALAPHLVDYFARHQPGSRGPASTRWERLIGDGQ; encoded by the coding sequence ATGACCAACCAGCCGCCCGCGCCGGAACTGCGTGTCGGTGTCGTAGGCGCGGGCCAGCGAGCCGGGCTGGCCGTCCTGGCCGAGCGGCCCGGCTCGGCCCGCGTGGTCTCCTGCGCGGATCCGTCCGCGCGCGGCCGCACCGACGCCCGGACGCTCTTCGGGCCGGACGTCCAGATCCACGACCGTTACGAGGACATGCTCACGGACGACCTGGACGCCGTCTTCGTCCTCACCCCGGACGACCTCCACACCGCTCCGGCCCTGTACTTCCTCGAGGCCGGTGTCGCCGTGTTCGTCGAGAAGCCGCTGGCCGTCGGCCTCGACGACTGCGACCGGGTCCTGGCCGCCGCGGCCCGCACCGGCACCCGGCTGTACGTCGGGCACAACCTCCGCCACCTGCCGGTCCTGCGCACCATGCGCGGGCTCGTCGACGACGGGGCGATCGGAACCGTACGGGCCGTGTGGTGCCGGCATTTCGTCGGCCACGGCGGCGACTACTACTTCAAGGACTGGCATGCCGAACGGGCCCGGACCACGGGCCTGTTGCTGCAGAAGGGCGCGCACGACCTGGACGTGATCCATTGGCTCGCCGGCGGCTACGCCCGCACGGTGACCGCGCTGGGCGATCTGTCCGTCTACGGAGCCAGCCCGCACCGCCGTACCCGGCCCCAGGACTCGGAGCGAGTGCAGGACTGGTTCGACGAGGGCGTCTGGCCGCCGTCGGCGCTGCGCGATCTCAACCCCGTCATCGACGTGGAGGACATCAGCATGGTGCTGACCCGCCTCGACAACGGGGTGCTCACCAGCTACCAGCAATGCCACTTCACCCCCGACTACTGGCGCAACTACACCGTCATCGGCGACGAGGGCCGTATCGAGAACCTCGGGGACGGCGTCCAGGGCGACGCCCCGTTGATCAAGGTGTGGAACCGGCGCCGTTCCGGCTACCGTGCCGAGGCCGATCTGACGCTGCCGCCCACCGAGCCGGCCGGCGGCGCGCACGGGGGCGCCGACCAGTCCCTCGTCGACGAGTTCCTGCGGTTCGTCGCGCACGGCGGTGCGACCGAGACATCGCCCGTCGCCGCACGGGAGGCCGTCGCGACCGGTATCGCGGCCACCACGTCGCTGCGCTCGGGGGGCACGCCGGTCCAGGTCCCCGCCCTCGCCCCGCACCTCGTCGACTACTTCGCGCGTCACCAGCCTGGTTCCCGCGGCCCGGCCTCGACGCGATGGGAACGCCTGATCGGTGACGGTCAGTGA
- a CDS encoding SIS domain-containing protein has product MKTTTQDLVPQDRGADHTTAEIIQQPDVWREVGAIVAGERASLDAFLAPLLADEDLRIVLTGAGTSAFAGEVVRAAVARATGRRTDAVSTTDIVADPHASFPDDVPTLLVSFARSGDSPESVAATRLADQVLTRVHHLVITCNSAGELARLHGGSASSHVLQMPAAANDQGFAMTSSFTSMLLASLLALGALTTDAVEAPAAAAEHITAGGLSARIEELLARAPERLVYLGSSSALKGLAQESALKLLELTGGALVASSESSLGFRHGPKSVLNDRTVVVVYVSNDPYTRRYDLDILTELRAGLPQGSVVAVSTSPDGLPGDDTWLLPGLAGVDDTVLALPAVICAQLIALRASLHQGLRPDNPFPSGEVNRVVQGVTVHPLPQRRDDVV; this is encoded by the coding sequence GTGAAGACCACCACCCAGGACCTGGTACCTCAGGACCGCGGGGCCGACCACACGACCGCCGAGATCATCCAGCAGCCCGACGTGTGGCGTGAGGTCGGGGCGATCGTCGCCGGTGAGCGCGCGTCCCTGGACGCCTTCCTGGCACCCCTGCTCGCCGACGAGGACCTGCGGATCGTCCTCACGGGAGCCGGTACCTCGGCCTTCGCCGGCGAAGTCGTCCGGGCCGCGGTCGCACGTGCCACCGGCCGGCGCACCGACGCCGTGTCCACCACGGACATCGTCGCCGACCCCCACGCGTCCTTCCCCGACGACGTCCCCACGCTGCTCGTCTCGTTCGCGCGGTCCGGCGACAGCCCCGAGAGTGTCGCGGCGACCCGGCTCGCGGACCAGGTCCTGACACGCGTCCACCACCTCGTCATCACCTGCAACAGCGCCGGAGAGCTGGCACGCCTCCACGGCGGCAGCGCCTCCTCCCACGTCCTGCAGATGCCCGCCGCGGCGAACGACCAGGGCTTCGCCATGACGTCGAGCTTCACCAGCATGCTGCTGGCCTCCCTGCTCGCCCTGGGCGCGCTCACCACCGACGCCGTCGAGGCCCCCGCCGCCGCGGCCGAGCACATCACCGCGGGCGGACTCTCCGCGCGGATCGAGGAGTTGCTGGCCCGCGCACCCGAACGGCTGGTGTACCTCGGCAGCAGCAGCGCGCTCAAGGGGCTGGCCCAGGAGTCCGCCCTGAAGCTGCTGGAGCTGACCGGCGGTGCGCTCGTGGCGTCCTCGGAGTCCTCACTCGGCTTCCGCCACGGCCCCAAGTCCGTCCTGAACGACCGCACGGTTGTCGTCGTCTACGTGTCGAACGACCCCTACACGCGCCGCTACGACCTCGACATCCTCACCGAACTGCGCGCGGGGCTGCCGCAGGGCAGCGTCGTCGCCGTCTCCACGTCACCGGACGGACTGCCCGGCGACGACACCTGGCTGCTCCCGGGGCTCGCCGGCGTCGACGACACCGTCCTCGCCCTTCCCGCGGTGATCTGTGCCCAGCTGATCGCGCTGCGCGCGTCCCTGCACCAGGGCCTCCGGCCCGACAACCCGTTCCCCTCCGGAGAGGTGAACCGCGTGGTGCAGGGCGTGACCGTGCATCCGCTCCCCCAGCGACGCGACGACGTCGTCTAA
- a CDS encoding endo alpha-1,4 polygalactosaminidase, producing the protein MSHPNTTARTLTGTAIGAAALTGALFVGAPATQAATVSLPPTHTGFDYQIGGAYTPPAGVKVVTRDHTASPAAGLYNICYVNAFQAQPGAKGEWAPDLLLRDSAGKVVYDEDWGEALLDVSTDAKRQRIAGQIGSQIDGCRDKGFQAVEPDNYDSYSRSGNRLTANNAQAFIKLLSARAHADGLAIAQKNTPELAGNRTANGLDFAVAEECGQYDECGDYTSAFGNNVIVIEYTNSGKTKACRGWGGTLSIVQRDVNVSPAGSSGYVRKTC; encoded by the coding sequence ATGAGCCACCCGAACACCACCGCTCGCACACTCACCGGCACCGCCATCGGCGCGGCCGCGCTGACCGGCGCCCTGTTCGTCGGGGCGCCCGCGACGCAGGCGGCGACCGTGTCCCTGCCGCCCACGCACACGGGCTTCGACTACCAGATCGGAGGGGCCTACACACCGCCCGCCGGCGTCAAGGTCGTCACCCGTGACCACACCGCCTCCCCGGCCGCCGGTCTGTACAACATCTGCTACGTCAACGCCTTCCAGGCGCAGCCCGGCGCGAAGGGCGAGTGGGCGCCGGACCTGCTCCTGCGCGACTCCGCGGGCAAGGTCGTCTACGACGAGGACTGGGGCGAGGCCCTGCTCGACGTCAGCACGGACGCCAAGCGCCAGCGGATCGCCGGCCAGATCGGATCCCAGATCGACGGCTGCCGGGACAAGGGCTTCCAAGCCGTCGAGCCCGACAACTACGACAGCTACAGCCGCTCCGGAAACCGTCTGACGGCGAACAACGCGCAGGCGTTCATCAAGCTGCTCTCCGCGCGCGCCCACGCGGACGGCCTGGCCATCGCCCAGAAGAACACGCCCGAGCTGGCCGGCAACCGCACCGCCAACGGCCTCGACTTCGCCGTGGCCGAGGAGTGCGGCCAGTACGACGAGTGCGGCGACTACACCAGCGCCTTCGGCAACAACGTGATCGTGATCGAGTACACCAACTCCGGCAAGACGAAGGCGTGCAGGGGATGGGGCGGCACGCTGAGCATCGTCCAGCGCGACGTGAACGTCTCGCCGGCCGGCAGCAGCGGATACGTCCGCAAGACCTGTTAG
- a CDS encoding N-acetylglucosamine kinase — MFLGVDGGGTKTAFCLIDRAGAIRARAVAEGAYYFADNGTGGVEHVAQVLREGIRAVTEDAGITLADIDYAFLGLPGYGEVPGDVAALDAVPGEVLGHGRYACDNDMICGWAGSLGAVDGINVISGTGSMTYGERQGRGVRTGGWSELFSDEGSAYWIAARALNVFSRMSDGRLPEGPLADLLRRHLDLTTDLEVIDVVLNRWQGHRSEIASLSPLVVEAAGLGDTQAAAVLTEAGRELALLVDSARRRLGFADAEPVPVSYSGGVFRSAAVLDAFTTELRGGAARYELRRPQFEPVVGAALYAAKLAGTPLDTAALAALRSSSEITPTENHHA; from the coding sequence ATGTTTCTGGGTGTGGACGGCGGAGGCACCAAGACGGCCTTCTGCCTCATCGACCGTGCGGGCGCGATCAGGGCCCGGGCCGTCGCGGAGGGTGCCTACTACTTCGCGGACAACGGCACCGGGGGCGTGGAGCACGTCGCGCAGGTTCTGCGCGAGGGCATCCGGGCCGTGACGGAGGACGCGGGCATCACGCTCGCGGACATCGACTACGCGTTCCTGGGCCTGCCCGGGTACGGGGAGGTCCCCGGCGACGTCGCCGCGCTGGACGCCGTCCCCGGCGAGGTGCTGGGACACGGGCGGTACGCGTGCGACAACGACATGATCTGCGGGTGGGCCGGATCGCTCGGCGCGGTGGACGGCATCAACGTCATCAGCGGTACCGGATCGATGACCTACGGCGAGCGGCAGGGCCGCGGTGTGCGCACCGGAGGCTGGAGCGAACTGTTCAGCGACGAGGGATCGGCGTACTGGATCGCCGCCCGCGCGCTGAACGTGTTCTCCCGGATGAGTGACGGCCGGCTGCCCGAGGGCCCGCTCGCGGACCTCCTGCGCCGCCATCTGGATCTGACCACCGACCTCGAAGTGATCGACGTCGTCCTCAACCGGTGGCAGGGTCACCGCAGCGAGATCGCCTCGCTGAGTCCGCTGGTGGTCGAGGCGGCCGGGCTGGGCGACACACAGGCCGCCGCCGTCCTCACCGAGGCCGGACGGGAACTGGCCCTGCTGGTGGACAGCGCGCGACGCCGGCTGGGCTTCGCCGACGCCGAACCCGTCCCGGTGTCCTACTCGGGCGGCGTCTTCCGCTCGGCGGCCGTACTCGACGCGTTCACCACCGAACTCCGCGGCGGCGCGGCCCGCTACGAGCTGCGCCGGCCGCAGTTCGAGCCGGTGGTCGGCGCGGCCCTCTACGCGGCGAAGCTCGCCGGAACCCCTCTCGACACCGCGGCACTCGCCGCCCTGCGCTCCTCTTCGGAGATCACCCCCACGGAGAACCACCATGCGTGA
- a CDS encoding DMT family transporter, whose translation MRDQRNWILYAGLLVLFWGVWGAFSSQPTERYGYPNEMIYVIWAFTMLLPAAVALRRQRFDRRPVAAFYGLAAGLTGAGGQLLLFQALSNGPAYLIFPVVSLSPVITVLMAVALLRERIGRLAVIGVVAALVAIVLISIPAGDHGSAGTGSWLLLSVLICVAWGAQAFFMRKAALADVNDATTFGWMTISGLLLVPVAVAMMGGLPDAPWQAPALTAGTQVLNAVGALFLVMALSRGKASVVAPVTNALAPVLTIVLSLIVYQTLPTIWGTIGIVLALGGSTLMVYADEKREETPGTRQPSASLSGP comes from the coding sequence ATGCGTGACCAAAGAAACTGGATCCTGTACGCGGGCCTGCTGGTGCTGTTCTGGGGCGTCTGGGGAGCGTTCTCCAGCCAGCCCACCGAACGGTACGGCTACCCCAACGAGATGATCTACGTCATCTGGGCCTTCACCATGCTGCTGCCGGCGGCGGTCGCGCTGCGCCGCCAGCGCTTCGACCGGCGGCCGGTCGCCGCGTTCTACGGGCTCGCGGCGGGCCTCACCGGCGCGGGCGGTCAGCTCCTGCTGTTCCAGGCGCTGTCCAACGGCCCCGCCTACCTGATCTTCCCGGTGGTCTCGCTCTCCCCGGTGATCACCGTGCTGATGGCGGTGGCCCTGCTCAGGGAGCGGATCGGACGGCTCGCCGTCATCGGCGTGGTCGCCGCGCTGGTCGCCATCGTGCTCATCAGCATCCCCGCGGGCGACCACGGTTCGGCCGGCACCGGGTCCTGGCTGCTGCTCTCCGTCCTCATCTGCGTGGCCTGGGGCGCGCAGGCGTTCTTCATGCGCAAGGCCGCCCTCGCCGACGTCAACGACGCCACCACGTTCGGGTGGATGACGATCAGCGGTCTGCTGCTCGTCCCCGTGGCCGTCGCCATGATGGGCGGGCTGCCCGACGCACCGTGGCAGGCCCCGGCACTCACCGCCGGCACCCAGGTCCTCAACGCCGTGGGCGCGTTGTTCCTCGTCATGGCGCTCAGCCGCGGCAAGGCCAGCGTCGTCGCACCGGTCACCAACGCCCTGGCACCCGTGCTCACCATCGTGCTGTCCCTCATCGTCTACCAGACGCTGCCGACGATCTGGGGGACCATCGGCATCGTCCTCGCCCTCGGCGGATCCACTCTGATGGTGTACGCCGACGAGAAGCGCGAAGAGACGCCCGGGACCCGGCAACCATCGGCATCGCTCTCGGGCCCGTAG
- a CDS encoding D-tagatose-bisphosphate aldolase, class II, non-catalytic subunit, with the protein MWNPLDEVVRRQKAGEPHGITSVCSAHPLVIEAAVRQALASGGTVLAEATSNQVDQYGGYTGMRPEDFRELVHGIAAEHGLPLDRVVLGGDHLGPNRWRSLSSQEAMGEADRLVAAYVRAGFTKIHLDCSFSCADDVAPLTDDLVADRTARLVRVAETTAGDSAGTLRYVIGTEVPVPGGAHETLEGMSATSPQAARLTLAHNRRAFERHGVAGAWPRVMALVVQPGVEFDHLQVFDYRRERTAELRTVLTDEPGMVFEAHSTDYQTVDALAGLVADHWAVLKVGPGLTFALREALFALADIEDELVPAGSRSRLAEVVDRRMRDDPSWWEGYYGGSAADQRLARRYSYSDRMRYYWPDPEIAAAQDRLFANLSGLAIPLPLLSAHLPNQYQRVRAGALSATPRDLVVDHVRDVLRDYDRACRTHDKEYA; encoded by the coding sequence ATGTGGAATCCCTTGGACGAAGTGGTCCGCCGCCAGAAGGCAGGCGAACCGCACGGCATCACCTCCGTCTGCTCGGCCCATCCGCTGGTCATCGAGGCAGCGGTCCGCCAGGCCCTCGCGTCGGGAGGCACCGTCCTCGCCGAGGCGACCTCCAACCAGGTGGACCAGTACGGCGGCTACACCGGCATGCGGCCCGAAGACTTCCGCGAACTCGTGCACGGCATAGCCGCCGAACACGGGCTGCCGCTGGACCGGGTCGTTCTGGGGGGAGACCACCTGGGACCCAACCGGTGGCGTTCGCTGTCCTCGCAAGAAGCGATGGGCGAAGCGGACAGGCTCGTCGCGGCATACGTCCGGGCGGGCTTCACGAAGATCCACCTGGACTGCAGCTTCTCCTGCGCCGACGACGTGGCCCCGCTGACCGACGACCTGGTCGCCGATCGCACCGCACGCCTGGTGCGCGTGGCCGAGACCACCGCGGGTGACTCCGCCGGGACCCTCCGATATGTCATCGGAACCGAGGTACCGGTGCCCGGAGGGGCCCACGAGACGCTGGAAGGCATGTCCGCCACCAGTCCGCAGGCGGCACGGCTGACGCTGGCACACAACCGGCGCGCGTTCGAGAGGCACGGCGTGGCCGGGGCATGGCCTCGCGTCATGGCCCTGGTCGTGCAGCCCGGCGTGGAGTTCGATCACCTCCAGGTGTTCGACTACCGGCGTGAGCGGACGGCCGAGCTGCGCACGGTCCTGACCGACGAACCCGGCATGGTCTTCGAAGCCCACTCGACCGACTACCAGACGGTGGACGCACTGGCCGGCCTGGTGGCGGACCACTGGGCGGTGCTCAAGGTAGGCCCCGGACTGACGTTCGCGCTGCGCGAGGCCCTGTTCGCGCTCGCCGACATCGAGGACGAGCTCGTCCCGGCCGGATCCCGGTCCCGGCTGGCCGAGGTCGTCGACCGGCGTATGCGCGACGACCCCTCCTGGTGGGAGGGCTACTACGGGGGCAGCGCCGCCGACCAGCGGCTGGCCAGGCGCTACAGCTACAGCGACCGCATGCGCTACTACTGGCCCGACCCCGAGATCGCCGCCGCGCAGGACCGGCTGTTCGCCAACCTCTCGGGCCTCGCCATTCCGCTTCCGCTGCTGAGTGCCCACCTGCCCAACCAGTACCAGCGCGTCCGGGCAGGCGCCCTGTCCGCGACACCGCGGGACCTCGTGGTCGATCACGTCCGTGACGTCCTGCGCGACTACGACCGTGCATGCCGCACCCATGACAAGGAGTACGCGTGA